In Stenotrophomonas sp. ESTM1D_MKCIP4_1, a single genomic region encodes these proteins:
- a CDS encoding TonB-dependent hemoglobin/transferrin/lactoferrin family receptor codes for MKLQPSLLALAVATSLALPTLSRAAALDADSTLDTIQVTETRKKSDNQNVTTLSAKTLRQQGAQSMEDAIRYVPGVEMVDLGRAGFNGFNIRGLEADRVSITLDGLSFPQSMDPGTYQPYEFFRSGRGSVDLEAVKAVEIIKGADAITAGSGALSGAVMFTTKDPADFLKASGNDSFGSVKYGYTGSSDENMGSLTLANRTGRFESLLVYTKRDGHETESWYDTTVDRLGPGRRTPDPVDRESDNLLFKVNFLATDTQTFGVVYERARATNDVDNWTRSDGTGSYFFRSAEDRSDRDRYGLKYTWRAGNALFDSMEATADHQKNYIQGQTNVLVANGTAATYGTRCSITDPCSRQEDRWDTQKRNRIALDFDKSVEAGGVRHDIVYGAAWQQAKIHWNSVDSRWGNDGSLFTRDTDPSLWPDTRETDLTAYVRDRVRLLDDRLSLTGGLRYDSYKYTPETSVGGNGQSGYEDGGGSVGVSKFSSPTWNLGAEFKFTDSQSLWVQGGRGFRAPGVNDMYGTSSTTEVTRVSDGATVTVPDGKSNPDLDAERSLNLELGWRYQSDRLRLGVSLFRDKYSNFIDTAQFVADAGTQYSTTTRGVTTVTNGYTYTMPINRGNVEVKGVEAEGMWLLADDWLARVAYSYNEGTDNDGEPLASIIPAKAVGGLTYNAPSRRWSITANVTHQQRKDPSDYGKSITNGSYGVEVVPFYAYKAREYTLLDVFGSYAITPKINLTAGVYNVFDKEYYLWNRVRTAGAGTAIFQGATSPDGIGRWSQPGRNVRFTLSYDFL; via the coding sequence ATGAAACTGCAACCCTCCCTGCTGGCTCTGGCCGTCGCCACCAGCCTCGCCCTGCCGACCCTCTCCCGCGCCGCCGCGCTTGATGCAGACAGCACCCTCGACACCATCCAGGTGACCGAGACGCGCAAGAAGTCCGACAACCAGAACGTCACCACGCTTTCGGCCAAGACCCTGCGCCAGCAGGGCGCGCAGAGCATGGAGGATGCCATCCGCTATGTGCCGGGTGTGGAGATGGTCGATCTCGGCCGCGCAGGCTTCAATGGCTTCAACATCCGCGGCCTGGAAGCCGACCGCGTTTCGATCACCCTGGACGGCCTGAGCTTCCCGCAGAGCATGGACCCGGGCACCTACCAGCCCTACGAGTTCTTCCGTTCGGGCCGCGGCAGCGTCGATCTGGAAGCGGTGAAGGCCGTTGAGATCATCAAGGGTGCCGACGCGATCACCGCCGGCAGCGGCGCGCTCAGTGGCGCGGTGATGTTCACCACCAAGGACCCGGCCGATTTCCTCAAGGCCAGCGGCAACGACAGCTTTGGTTCGGTGAAGTACGGCTACACCGGTTCCAGCGACGAGAACATGGGCTCGCTGACCCTGGCCAACCGCACGGGCAGGTTTGAATCGCTGCTGGTCTACACCAAGCGTGATGGCCACGAGACTGAATCCTGGTACGACACCACGGTCGACCGCCTCGGCCCGGGCCGCCGCACGCCGGACCCGGTCGACCGCGAAAGTGACAACCTGCTGTTCAAGGTCAACTTCCTGGCCACTGACACCCAGACCTTCGGCGTTGTGTACGAGCGCGCCCGCGCCACCAACGATGTCGACAACTGGACCCGCAGCGATGGCACCGGCTCGTACTTCTTCCGCAGCGCCGAGGACCGCAGCGACCGCGATCGCTACGGCCTGAAGTACACCTGGCGTGCCGGCAACGCGCTGTTCGACAGCATGGAAGCCACCGCCGATCACCAGAAGAACTACATCCAGGGCCAGACCAATGTGCTGGTGGCCAACGGCACCGCTGCCACCTACGGTACGCGCTGCTCGATCACCGATCCGTGCTCGCGCCAGGAAGACCGCTGGGATACCCAGAAGCGCAACCGCATCGCCCTGGACTTCGACAAGAGCGTCGAGGCCGGTGGCGTGCGCCACGATATCGTCTATGGCGCGGCGTGGCAGCAGGCGAAGATTCACTGGAATTCGGTGGATTCACGCTGGGGCAACGATGGCAGCCTGTTCACCCGTGACACCGATCCGTCGCTGTGGCCCGATACCCGCGAAACCGATCTGACCGCCTACGTGCGTGACCGCGTGCGCCTGCTCGATGACCGCCTGAGCCTGACCGGTGGCCTGCGCTACGACAGCTACAAGTACACCCCGGAAACCTCGGTCGGTGGCAACGGCCAATCCGGCTACGAAGACGGCGGTGGCAGCGTCGGCGTGTCGAAGTTCTCCTCCCCCACCTGGAACCTGGGTGCTGAATTCAAGTTCACCGACAGCCAGTCGCTGTGGGTGCAGGGCGGTCGTGGCTTCCGCGCGCCGGGCGTGAATGACATGTACGGCACCTCGTCCACCACCGAGGTCACCCGCGTGTCCGACGGCGCCACCGTCACCGTGCCCGATGGCAAGAGCAACCCGGACCTGGATGCCGAGCGCAGCCTCAACCTGGAACTGGGATGGCGCTACCAGAGCGACCGCCTGCGCCTGGGCGTTTCGCTGTTCCGTGACAAGTACAGCAACTTCATCGACACCGCGCAGTTCGTCGCCGACGCAGGCACCCAGTACAGCACCACCACCCGTGGCGTGACCACGGTGACCAACGGCTACACCTACACCATGCCGATCAACCGCGGCAACGTGGAAGTGAAGGGCGTGGAAGCCGAGGGCATGTGGCTGCTGGCCGACGACTGGCTGGCCCGCGTGGCCTACTCGTACAACGAGGGCACCGACAATGACGGCGAGCCGCTGGCCAGCATCATCCCGGCCAAGGCGGTGGGCGGCCTGACCTACAACGCCCCGTCGCGTCGCTGGAGCATCACCGCCAACGTCACCCACCAGCAGCGCAAGGACCCGTCCGACTACGGCAAGAGCATCACCAACGGCAGCTATGGCGTGGAAGTGGTGCCGTTCTACGCCTACAAGGCGCGCGAATACACCCTGCTGGATGTGTTCGGCAGCTATGCCATCACGCCGAAGATCAACCTGACCGCTGGTGTCTACAACGTGTTCGACAAGGAGTACTACCTGTGGAACCGCGTGCGCACCGCCGGTGCCGGCACGGCCATCTTCCAGGGCGCCACCAGCCCTGATGGCATCGGCCGCTGGTCGCAGCCGGGCCGCAACGTGCGCTTCACCCTCAGCTACGACTTCCTGTAA